The following proteins are encoded in a genomic region of Brachypodium distachyon strain Bd21 chromosome 1, Brachypodium_distachyon_v3.0, whole genome shotgun sequence:
- the LOC100836007 gene encoding sucrose synthase 7 translates to MASKLSFKRMDSVAESMPDALRQSRYQMKRCFQRYVSKGRRLLKNQQLMEELEKSLDDKVEKEKLVEGFLGYIICSTQEAVVLPPFVAFAVRMNPGIWEYVKVHSDDLSVEGITPSEYLKFKETLYDEKWAKDDNSLEIDFGALDLSTPHLTLPSSIGNGMQFVSKFMSSKLSGKPESMKPLLDYLLALNYRGEKLMVNDTIDTVNKLQTALLLAEVFVSGLPKYTPYLKFEQRFQEWGLEKGWGENAERCKETLNFLSEVLQAPDPINMEKFFSRVPSIFNIVVFSIHGYFGQEKVLGLPDTGGQVVYILDQVRSMEEELLQRIKQQGLNVTPKILVLTRLIPDSKGTKCNVELEPVENTQYSHILRVPFKTEDGKDLRQWVSRFDIYPYLERYAQDASVKILDMLEGKPDLIIGNYTDGNLVASLMSSKLGVTQGTIAHALEKTKYEDSDVKWRELDQKYHFSCQFTADMIAMNTTDFIITSTYQEIAGSKEKPGQYEHHYAFTMPGLCRYATGINVFDPKFNIAAPGADQSVYFPYTQKQKRLTGLHPQIEELLYSKEDTDEHIGYLADRNKPIIFSMARLDKVKNITGLVEWYGQNKKVRDLVNLVVVAGLLNASQSKDREEIDEINKMHNLIDKYQLKGQIRWIKAQTDRVRNGELYRYIADTKGAFVQPALYEAFGLTVIEAMNCGLPTFATNQGGPAEIIVDGVSGFHINPMNGREAGNKIADFFQKCKEDPSYWNKVSTAGLQRIYECYTWKIYATKVLNMGSMYGFWRTLNKEEKVAKQRYIQMFYNLQFRNLVKTVPRVGEQPPRTAASTSTGMVAPNEIVLRPKERKPQNRMQRIMTSLLGPKPPTYEQNSYR, encoded by the exons ATGGCCTCCAAGCTCAGCTTCAAGAGGATGGATAGCGTCGCCGAGAGCATGCCCGATGCGCTACGACAAAGCCGGTACCAGATGAAGAGATGCTTCCAAAG GTATGTATCGAAGGGTAGGAGGCTCTTGAAGAACCAGCAGCTCATGGAGGAGCTGGAAAAATCACTAGATGATAAAGTCGAGAAGGAAAAGCTTGTCGAGGGCTTTCTCGGTTACATTATTTGTTCGACACAG GAAGCAGTAGTGCTACCACCGTTCGTTGCATTCGCTGTCAGAATGAATCCTGGCATCTGGGAATACGTCAAAGTTCATTCCGATGATCTGTCGGTCGAAGGAATTACACCATCGGAGTACCTGAAGTTCAAAGAGACATTATATGATGAGAAATG GGCCAAGGATGACAACTCGCTGGAAATTGATTTTGGCGCTCTTGACCTCTCAACACCTCATCTGACGCTGCCCTCGTCAATAGGGAACGGGATGCAGTTTGTCTCCAAATTCATGTCTTCAAAGTTGAGTGGCAAGCCTGAAAGCATGAAACCGTTGCTAGACTATTTACTGGCCCTGAATTACCGCGGCGAG AAGCTGATGGTTAATGACACAATCGACACCGTGAACAAGCTTCAGACAGCACTACTCCTTGCAGAAGTTTTTGTTAGCGGGCTGCCAAAATACACACCATATTTGAAATTCGAACAGAG ATTTCAGGAGTGGGGATTGGAGAAGGGATGGGGTGAAAATGCTGAAAGGTGCAAGGAGACGCTGAATTTCCTATCTGAAGTGCTCCAGGCACCAGATCCTATCAACATGGAGAAGTTCTTCAGCAGGGTTCCATCCATATTTAACATTGTTGTCTTCTCTATTCATGGTTACTTTGGCCAAGAGAAGGTTCTTGGCTTGCCAGACACTGGTGGTCAG GTTGTCTACATCCTAGACCAAGTGAGGTCCATGGAAGAGGAGCTGCTGCAAAGAATAAAGCAGCAGGGTTTGAATGTAACGCCAAAGATTCTTGTG CTAACAAGACTGATACCAGATTCCAAAGGTACAAAATGTAATGTGGAGCTTGAGCCAGTAGAAAATACACAATATTCACACATACTTCGTGTGCCATTCAAGACCGAAGATGGGAAGGATTTGCGCCAGTGGGTCTCCCGATTTGATATTTACCCTTACCTAGAGAGATATGCCCAG GATGCTTCTGTCAAAATTCTTGACATGTTAGAGGGCAAACCAGACTTGATCATTGGCAACTACACTGATGGCAACTTGGTGGCGTCCCTCATGTCAAGCAAATTAGGAGTGACACAG GGAACAATTGCACACGCTCTCGAGAAGACGAAGTACGAAGACTCAGATGTCAAGTGGAGAGAGCTGGACCAGAAGTACCACTTCTCTTGCCAATTCACTGCTGATATGATTGCCATGAACACTACAGACTTTATCATCACTAGCACATACCAAGAAATTGCTGGAAG CAAAGAGAAGCCTGGTCAATATGAACACCACTACGCATTCACAATGCCTGGGCTTTGCCGCTATGCCACGGGCATCAATGTATTTGATCCAAAGTTCAACATTGCTGCACCTGGAGCCGATCAGTCCGTCTATTTCCCGTACACACAGAAGCAGAAGCGCCTGACAGGTTTACACCCACAGATCGAGGAGTTACTGTACAGTAAGGAGGACACTGATGAACACAT CGGGTATCTGGCTGACAGAAACAAGCCaatcatcttctcgatggcaaGGCTGGACAAGGTGAAGAACATCACTGGACTAGTCGAGTGGTATGGACAAAACAAGAAGGTCAGGGACCTTGTGAACCTTGTCGTCGTTGCGGGCCTCCTGAATGCTTCACAGTCCAAGGACCGAGAAGAGATAGATGAGATCAACAAGATGCACAATTTGATTGACAAGTACCAGCTGAAAGGACAGATCCGCTGGATCAAGGCACAGACTGACCGTGTCCGTAATGGCGAGCTATACCGTTACATTGCAGACACAAAGGGTGCATTTGTTCAG CCTGCACTTTATGAAGCATTCGGGCTAACAGTTATCGAGGCAATGAACTGCGGGCTGCCGACCTTTGCCACAAATCAGGGAGGGCCAGCAGAGATCATTGTCGATGGAGTTTCGGGTTTCCACATAAACCCGATGAACGGCAGGGAGGCAGGCAACAAGATTGCAGACTTCTTCCAGAAGTGCAAGGAAGACCCAAGCTACTGGAACAAGGTGTCCACAGCTGGACTTCAGCGCATCTATGAATG CTACACATGGAAAATATATGCAACTAAAGTGCTGAACATGGGATCAATGTATGGCTTCTGGAGGACTTTGAACAAGGAAGAGAAAGTGGCCAAACAGCGCTACATCCAAATGTTCTACAATCTTCAGTTTAGGAACCTG GTGAAGACCGTCCCGAGAGTAGGGGAACAACCTCCAAGAACCGCAGCCTCAACCTCGACAGGCATGGTTGCGCCTAACGAGATCGTACTAAGGCCAAAAGAAAG AAAGCCGCAGAATCGGATGCAGAG GATCATGACCAGCTTACTCGGGCCTAAGCCGCCAACATATGAGCAGAACAGCTACAGATGA
- the LOC100836314 gene encoding protein argonaute 1D, which yields MGSRRPRLPGFGDDGGGRGGQGRGGRGRGGFYPQQYQQGGRGAAGSYHYNGQGAAPQPRGATMVPTQQWRPAGPAAAEDSGHGQPYREVHPQQHNNGGPPATITPELHQAMVDDAPHEPADMISSPEAAGSLETSPPQALEVVTEHLEVLSMQSELSASQGIVQAIQLSSSSYKFPHRPGRGSIGTRCLVKANHFLAELPDKDLHQYDVSITPEITSRIVSRAVMEELVKLHKVSYLGGRLPAYDGRKSMYTAGPLPFVSKEFHINLLDEDDGSGLERRQRTFKVVIKFAARADLHRLEQFLAGRQAEAPQEALQVLDIVLRELPTARYASYGRSFFSPDLGRRRSLGEGIESWRGFYQSIRPTQMGLSLNIDMSATSFFEPLPVIDFVAQLLNTDVYSRPLSDADRVKIKKALRGVKVEVTHRGNIRRKYRISGLTSQATRELSFPVDQGGMVKSVVQYFQETYGFAIQHTYLPCLQVGNQQRPNYLPMEVCKIVEGQRYSKRLNQSQIRVLLEETCQRPHDRERDIIQMVNHNSYHDDPYAKEFGIKISERLSSVEARILPAPRLKYNETGREKDCLPRVGQWNMMNKKMVNGGRVRSWLCVNFARNVQESVATGFCRELARMCQASGMDFALEPVLPPIYVRPDQVERALKARFHDAMTILGPQRKELELLIGILPDNNGSLYGDLKRVCEIDLGLVSQCCLTKQVFKMNKQILANLALKINVKVGGRNTVLADALSRRIPLVTDRPTIIFGADVTHPHPGEDSSPSIAAVVASQDWPEVTKYAGLVSAQSHRQELIEDLYKVTHDPQRGTIHGGMIRELLISFKRSTGEKPQRIIFYRDGVSEGQFYQVLLHELDAIRKACASLEANYQPQVTFVVVQKRHHTRLFAHNHNDQNSVDRSGNILPGTVVDSKICHPTEFDFFLCSHAGIKGTSRPAHYHVLWDENNFTADGLQTLTNNLCYTYARCTRSVSIVPPAYYAHLAAFRARFYMEPDSSDSGSTASARGGLSGSSTSRSTRAAGGGIVRPLPALKDSVKRVMFYC from the exons ATGGGATCGAGGAGACCAAGACTGCCTGGATTTGGTGATGATGGTGGCGGGAGAGGGGGTCAGGGAAGAGGCGGACGTGGCCGGGGCGGCTTCTATCCACAGCAATACCAGCAAGGTGGCCGTGGAGCTGCGGGCTCCTACCATTACAATGGCCAGGGAGCTGCTCCTCAGCCCCGTGGCGCAACAATGGTGCCGACACAGCAATGGCGTCCAGCTGgtcctgctgctgcagaggATTCCGGCCATGGACAGCCCTACAGGGAAGTGCACCCACAGCAACACAACAATGGTGGCCCGCCTGCGACAATAACTCCCGAACTGCACCAAGCAATGGTTGATGATGCTCCACATGAGCCTGCTGACATGATCTCCTCACCAGAGGCAGCTGGCTCATTGGAGACATCACCACCACAGGCTCTCGAGGTGGTCACCGAGCACCTCGAGGTCTTGTCCATGCAGAGTGAATTGAGTGCCAGCCAGGGGATTGTCCAAGCAATTCAGTTGTCCAGCAGCTCTTACAAGTTTCCTCACCGCCCGGGGCGTGGAAGTATCGGCACGAGGTGCTTGGTAAAGGCAAATCACTTCCTTGCTGAACTGCCAGACAAGGATCTTCATCAGTATGAT GTTTCAATCACCCCGGAGATTACGTCACGGATTGTAAGCCGTGCTGTGATGGAAGAGCTGGTGAAGCTGCACAAGGTATCATATTTGGGTGGGCGGCTTCCAGCCTATGATGGTAGGAAGAGCATGTACACGGCTGGTCCGCTGCCATTTGTTTCAAAAGAGTTTCACATCAATTTGCTTGACGAAGATGATGGTTCTGGTTTAGAGAG GCGTCAGAGAACTTTTAAGGTGGTGATTAAGTTTGCCGCAAGAGCTGATCTTCATCGGCTCGAGCAATTTCTAGCTGGAAGGCAGGCAGAGGCTCCCCAAGAGGCCTTGCAAGTTCTTGATATCGTCCTGCGTGAGCTGCCAACAGCTAG ATATGCATCATATGGTCGATCCTTCTTCTCGCCTGACCTGGGGAGGAGGCGATCCCTTGGTGAAGGAATAGAAAGCTGGCGTGGGTTTTATCAGAGCATTCGTCCTACTCAGATGGGATTATCACTAAATATCG ACATGTCAGCGACATCTTTCTTCGAGCCACTACCTGTCATTGATTTTGTTGCACAGCTTCTAAACACTGATGTCTACTCAAGGCCCCTGTCAGATGCTGATCGTGTCAAG ATCAAGAAGGCCTTAAGAGGAGTGAAGGTGGAAGTTACTCATCGTGGCAACATACGGCGGAAGTACCGTATATCTGGTTTAACATCTCAGGCAACTCGGGAGTTAAG TTTTCCTGTTGATCAAGGGGGCATGGTGAAGTCTGTTGTACAATATTTTCAGGAGACATATGGTTTTGCTATCCAACACACCTACCTTCCCTGTCTGCAAGTTGGTAATCAGCAGCGTCCAAATTATCTCCCCATGGAG GTCTGCAAAATAGTGGAGGGACAGAGATATTCCAAGAGACTGAACCAGAGTCAGATAAGAGTTCTCTTAGAGGAGACATGTCAGCGCCCACATGATCGGGAGCGTGACATAATTCAG ATGGTGAATCACAACTCTTATCATGATGATCCTTATGCAAAAGAGTTTGGAATTAAGATAAGTGAGCGCCTGTCATCGGTTGAGGCACGAATTTTACCTGCTCCTCGG CTCAAGTATAATGAGACTGGTAGAGAGAAGGATTGCTTGCCTAGAGTTGGTCAGtggaatatgatgaacaag AAAATGGTGAATGGTGGTAGAGTCAGGAGCTGGCTGTGTGTCAATTTTGCTCGAAACGTGCAAGAGAGCGTTGCTACTGGATTTTGTCGTGAACTTGCTCGCATGTGCCAAGCCTCAGGAATG GACTTTGCTTTGGAGCCTGTTCTTCCGCCTATATATGTGCGTCCGGATCAAGTGGAGCGAGCTTTGAAAGCCAGGTTCCATGATGCAATGACCATACTTGGACCTCAGCGCAAGGAGCTTGAATTGCTTATTGGAATACTTCCTGATAACAATGGCTCACTTTATG GTGACTTGAAGCGTGTCTGTGAAATCGACCTTGGGCTAGTTTCCCAGTGCTGTTTAACGAAACAAGTGTTTAAAATGAACAAACAGATCCTGGCAAATCTTGCGCTGAAGATAAATGTCAAG GTTGGGGGAAGGAACACTGTACTGGCTGATGCATTGTCAAGGCGCATTCCTTTGGTTACTGACAGGCCTACGATTATATTTGGTGCCGATGTCACCCATCCTCATCCTGGTGAAGACAGCAGCCCTTCCATTGCTGCA GTTGTGGCCTCCCAGGATTGGCCTGAGGTGACAAAATATGCTGGCCTAGTTTCTGCTCAATCTCACAGGCAAGAATTGATAGAGGATCTATATAAAGTCACACATGATCCACAGAGAGGAACCATCCATGGTGGCATGATCAG GGAGCTTCTTATATCCTTTAAAAGGTCAACTGGAGAAAAGCCTCAGCGAATTATATTCTATAG GGATGGTGTCAGTGAAGGCCAGTTTTACCAAGTTCTACTGCATGAGCTTGATGCGATCCGAAAG GCATGTGCATCGCTGGAAGCAAATTACCAACCGCAGGTTACTTTCGTCGTGGTTCAGAAGCGCCACCACACCAGGTTATTTGCACACAACCACAATGACCAAAACTCTGTTGACAGGAGCGGCAACATACTTCCTG GTACTGTTGTTGACTCCAAGATCTGCCATCCTACAGAGTTTGACTTCTTCCTGTGCAGCCATGCTGGCATTAAG GGCACAAGCCGTCCTGCTCATTACCATGTACTGTGGGATGAAAACAACTTCACCGCCGATGGGCTGCAGACCCTCACTAACAACCTCTGCTACAC TTATGCAAGGTGCACGCGTTCTGTATCTATTG TTCCTCCTGCATATTATGCTCATCTGGCTGCCTTCCGTGCCCGTTTCTACATGGAGCCAGATAGCTCCGACAGTGGCTCTACAGCGAGTGCGCGTGGAGGCCTGTCCGGCTCGTCGACGTCTCGCAGTACCCGCGCCGCTGGGGGTGGAATCGTCAGGCCCCTTCCTGCACTCAAGGACAGCGTGAAGAGGGTCATGTTTTACTGTTGA
- the LOC100844630 gene encoding phytoene synthase 2, chloroplastic — protein sequence MAATITLIGAASPGLGDAGCRDTGGTAGGHHGSFHCSRLLLPNNKRRRPPVAPRRWVLCSLKYACLGSVGEPGEAAAGRTSMTSPVYSSLTVSPAGEAAVAVVSSEQKVYDVVLKQAALLKRQLRPATLAGVRAREPLEVPLNGLKEAYGRCGEICEEYAKTFYLGTLLMTEERRRAIWAIYVWCRRTDELVDGPNASHITPQALDRWEKRLEDLFAGRPYDMLDAALSDTITRFPIDIQPFKDMIDGMRTDLRKARYKNFDELYMYCYYVAGTVGLMSVPVMGIEPESKATAESVYGAALALGIANQLTNILRDVGEDARRGRIYLPQDELAEAGLSDEDIFSGVVTNKWRNFMKRQIKRARMFFEEAERGVTELRKESRWPVWASLLLYRQILDEIEANDYNNFTRRAYVGKGKKLLALPVAYGKSLLLPYSLRNNQT from the exons ATGGCAGCCACCATCACGCTGATCGGAGCAGCGTCCCCCGGCCTCGGCGACGCCGGCTGCCGGGACACCGGTGGCACTGCCGGCGGACACCATGGGAGCTTCCACTGCTCTCGCCTGCTGCTGCCCAACaacaagaggaggaggccgccagtggcgccgcggcggtgggTGCTCTGCTCGCTCAAGTACGCGTGCCTCGGCAGCGTCGGCGagccgggggaggcggcggcgggccggaCGTCGATGACCTCCCCGGTGTACTCCAGCTTGACCGTCAGCCCTGCAGGggaggccgccgtcgccgtggtGTCGTCCGAGCAGAAGGTGTACGACGTGGTGCTGAAGCAGGCCGCATTGCTgaagcggcagctgcgcccTGCCACTCTCGCCGGCGTCAGGGCCAGGGAGCCGCTGGAGGTGCCGCTCAACGGGCTCAAGGAGGCCTACGGCCGCTGCGGCGAGATCTGCGAGGAGTACGCCAAGACCTTCTACCTTG GAACTTTGCTGATGacggaggagcggcggcgcgccatATGGGCCATCTATG TGTGGTGTAGGAGGACAGATGAGCTTGTAGATGGTCCAAACGCCTCGCACATCACACCGCAAGCATTGGACCGGTGGGAGAAGAGGCTGGAGGACCTCTTCGCGGGACGCCCTTATGACATGCTCGACGCCGCTCTCTCTGATACCATCACCAGGTTCCCTATAGATATTCAG CCTTTCAAGGACATGATCGATGGGATGCGGACGGACCTCAGGAAGGCGAGATATAAGAACTTCGACGAGCTCTACATGTACTGCTATTACGTTGCAGGGACTGTGGGGCTAATGAGTGTTCCTGTGATGGGTATCGAGCCTGAATCCAAGGCAACAGCTGAGAGCGTGTATGGTGCTGCTTTGGCTCTCGGAATCGCGAACCAGCTTACCAATATACTAAGAGATGTCGGAGAAGA TgcgagaagaggaaggatATATTTACCGCAAGATGAACTCGCAGAGGCAGGACTCTCCGATGAGGATATCTTCAGTGGAGTAGTCACAAACAAATGGAGAAATTTCATGAAGAGGCAGATCAAGAGGGCCAGGATGTTTTTCGAGGAGGCGGAGAGAGGAGTGACCGAACTCAGAAAGGAAAGCCGGTGGCCA GTTTGGGCCTCTCTATTGTTGTACAGGCAAATTCTTGATGAGATCGAAGCAAACGACTACAACAACTTCACAAGGAGGGCCTACGTCGGAAAGGGGAAGAAACTGCTGGCACTTCCTGTCGCGTACGGGAAATCGCTGCTCCTGCCGTATTCGTTGAGAAATAACCAGACCTAG
- the LOC100844937 gene encoding monosaccharide-sensing protein 2, with amino-acid sequence MRGAVLVAIAAAIGNLLQGWDNATIAGAVLYIKREFHLETHPAIEGLVVATSLIGATIITTFSGPVADMVGRRPMLIASSILYFLGGLIMLWSPNVYVLLLARLVDGFGVGLAVTLVPVYISETAPPEIRGLLNTLPQFTGSWGMCMSYTMIFVMTLKADPSWRIMLGVLFAPSLVYLVLTVFFLPESPRWLVSKGRMKEARVVLEMLRGREDVSGEMALLVEGLGTAGETEIEEYVVGPAEGEVGGGGGGEQDRETVTLYGPEQGLSWVAQPVAGGRGSMLGSALGLGGGGNGGLARQGSMFDHMKDPVVALLGSVHDRLPASEGVGSMRGSTLFPNLGSMLSVSDRAGAGAGGAATGGNWDEENVAPDQDEDEEEEYLSDDEGGKGLQAPLLSRQSTATNNEAAAGTAAAAVGGQSQASMQRYSSIGGGGEAASTMGIGGGWQLAWKWTEKVGPDGFKRGGVKRMYLHEEAEGGAGGAAGARPAGGEYVHAAALVSQSMLYTKDVLIGQSPTEPAFANPPESVAAKATDSGPASRWSELMQPGVRHALFCGMMIQILQQFSGINGVLYYTPQILDQAGVSVLLSSLGLSADSTSILISGLTTLLMLPSIGIAMRLMDVSGRRSLLLWTIPVLICALLVLIVANVVPMATTLHAALSTGSVIVYFCCFVMGFGPIPNILCAEIFPTRVRGLCIAICSLTFWIGDIVVTYSLPVMLSSVGLAGVFGFYAFVCCLALVFVALKVPETKGLPLEVIIEFFNVGAKGLPEVSD; translated from the exons ATGAGAGGCGCGGTGCTGGTGGCCATCGCGGCCGCCATCGGAAACCTCCTGCAAGGCTGGGACAACGCCACGATCGCCGGCGCAGTGCTCTACATCAAGCGCGAGTTCCACCTCGAGACCCACCCGGCCATCGAGGGGCTCGTCGTCGCCACCTCCCTCATCGGCGCCACCATCATCACCACCTTCTCCGGCCCGGTGGCCGACATGGTGGGCCGCCGCCCGATGCTGATCGCCTCCTCCATCCTCTACTTCCTGGGGGGCCTCATCATGCTGTGGTCCCCCAACGTGtacgtgctcctcctcgcccgccTCGTCGACGGCTTCGGCGTCGGCCTCGCCGTCACGCTCGTCCCCGTCTACATCTCCGAGACGGCGCCGCCCGAGATCCGGGGGCTGCTGAACACCCTCCCCCAGTTTACCGGGTCATGGGGCATGTGCATGAGCTACACGATGATCTTCGTCATGACGCTCAAGGCGGACCCCAGCTGGAGGATCATGTTGGGGGTGCTGTTCGCGCCGTCTTTGGTTTATTTGGTGCTCACCGTCTTCTTCTTGCCGGAGTCGCCGCGGTGGCTGGTGAGTAAAGGAAGGATGAAGGAGGCCAGGGTGGTGCTTGAGATGttgagagggagggaggatgTTTCCGGGGAAATGGCTTTGTTGGTTGAAGGGTTGGGGACCGCCGGCGAGACGGAGATCGAGGAGTATGTTGTCGGgccggcggagggggaggttggcggtggcggtggtggggaGCAGGATAGGGAGACGGTGACGTTGTACGGGCCGGAGCAGGGGCTGTCGTGGGTGGCGCAGCCGGTGGCCGGCGGGAGGGGGAGCATGCTGGGGAGCGCGTTGGGgttgggtggcggcggcaatggcgggcTCGCGAGGCAGGGGAGCATGTTTGATCATATGAAGGACCCCGTGGTTGCGCTgctcgggagcgtccatgacCGGCTTCCTGCTTCTGAAGGTGTTGGAAGCATGAGGGGGAGCACTCTCTTCCCCAACCTCGGGAGCATGCTCAGCGTCTCCGATCGCGCCGGAGCTGGTGCGGGTGGAGCCGCCACGGGAGGGAACTGGGACGAGGAGAACGTGGCGCCGGATCAGGAcgaggatgaagaagaagagtattTGTCCGACGACGAAGGCGGCAAGGGGCTTCAGGCACCGTTGCTGTCGCGGCAGAGCACGGCGACGAACAACgaggccgcggcagggacTGCTGCGGCGGCTGTAGGGGGACAGAGCCAGGCGAGCATGCAGAGGTACAGCAGcatcggcggaggaggggaggcggcgagcaCGATGGGGATCGGCGGCGGGTGGCAGCTGGCGTGGAAGTGGACGGAGAAGGTGGGGCCTGATGGCTTCAAGCGCGGCGGGGTCAAGAGGATGTACTTGCACGAGGAAGCCGAGGGCGGtgccggtggcgccgccggagcGCGTCCGGCGGGAGGCGAGTACGTGCACGCAGCGGCATTGGTGAGCCAGTCCATGTTGTACACCAAGGACGTGCTGATTGGGCAGTCCCCCACCGAGCCTGCCTTCGCCAACCCGCCGGAGTCCGTCGCCGCCAAGGCCACCGACTCCGGCCCCGCCTCCCGCTGGAGTGAGCTCATGCAGCCCGGCGTCCGCCACGCCCTCTTCTGCGGCATGATGATCCAGATCCTCCAACAG TTCTCTGGTATCAATGGCGTGCTCTACTACACGCCACAGATCCTGGACCAAGCCGGGGTGAGCGTGCTCCTCTCAAGCCTGGGCCTCTCCGCCGACTCGACCTCGATCCTCATCTCGGGCCTCACTACGCTCCTCATGCTGCCGTCCATCGGCATCGCAATGCGGCTCATGGACGTCTCCGGCCGCAGGAGCCTGCTCCTCTGGACCATCCCGGTGCTCATCTGCGCCCTGCTGGTGCTCATCGTGGCCAACGTGGTGCCCATGGCGACGACGCTCCACGCGGCGCTCTCCACGGGCTCCGTCATCGTCTACTTCTGCTGCTTCGTCATGGGATTCGGCCCCATCCCAAACATCCTCTGCGCCGAGATCTTCCCCACCAGGGTCAGGGGCCTCTGCATCGCCATCTGCTCCCTGACGTTCTGGATCGGCGACATTGTTGTCACCTACAGCTTGCCCGTCATGCTCAGCTCcgtcggcctcgccggcgTGTTTGGGTTCTACGCTTTCGTTTGCTGCCTTGCTCTCGTCTTCGTCGCGCTCAAGGTGCCTGAGACCAAAGGGTTGCCGCTCGAGGTCATCATCGAGTTCTTCAATGTCGGCGCCAAGGGATTGCCAGAGGTCTCCGATTGA
- the LOC100845743 gene encoding probable E3 ubiquitin-protein ligase ATL44 translates to MRAPASLLHPAASAPVETPSSPAPVMSVDSDMVVILASLLCALVCVLGLALVSRCACRRHRRRRSSSSGSADPPPKGLKKKAIDALPTLSFPSSSATTSATSSSSSSECAICLAEFAEGELLRVLPGCGHGFHAPCVDAWLRTCATCPSCRAAISSSGATAAMAAPAAAAAAVVVVVVAAAPAAEEGGGSRCGRCGELAAAAPASGHGGGDDAFLP, encoded by the coding sequence ATGCGCGCTCCGGCGAGCCTCCTGCacccggccgcctccgcccccgtggagacgccttcttctccggctccggtgATGTCGGTGGACTCGGACATGGTGGTGATCCTGGCCTCGCTCCTCTGCGCGCTCGTCTGCGTCCTCGGCCTCGCCCTCGTCTCCCGCTGCGCGTGCCGCCGCCATAGACGCCGCCGCTCAAGCAGCTCCGGCTCGGCCGACCCTCCTCCCAAGGGGCTCAAGAAGAAGGCCATCGACGCGCTCCCCACCCtctccttcccctcctcctctgctacGACGTCAGCAacatcgtcgtcgtcttcctcggagTGCGCCATCTGCCTGGCGGAGTTCGCGGAGGGGGAGCTCCTGCGGGTGCTCCCGGGCTGCGGCCATGGCTTCCACGCCCCCTGCGTCGACGCCTGGCTCCGGACCTGCGCCACCTGCCCGTCATgccgcgccgccatctcctcctccggagcgacggcggccatggcggcgccggctgctgctgctgcggccgtCGTGGTGGTCGTcgtggcggcggcaccggcggcggaggagggtgGCGGCAGCAGGTGCGGGCGGTGCGGAGAGCTCGCGGCGGCTGCGCCGGCCAGTGGCCATGGTGGAGGAGATGACGCCTTCCTGCCTTAG